One genomic segment of Amycolatopsis sp. Hca4 includes these proteins:
- a CDS encoding RGCVC family protein: MRLGPLVRVRAAAPPRRERTPADGEGGTVTTPPPATPAEPRSGTQCPSCPHPLGTHDAIARRYCAATATGQATDRGCVCSTGSEAAH; the protein is encoded by the coding sequence GTGCGGCTGGGCCCGCTCGTACGGGTACGTGCTGCAGCACCTCCACGCCGTGAGCGAACCCCTGCGGACGGCGAAGGTGGCACCGTGACGACGCCACCGCCCGCCACTCCGGCCGAGCCCCGCTCCGGCACACAGTGCCCGAGCTGCCCGCACCCGCTCGGCACGCACGACGCGATCGCGCGCCGCTACTGCGCCGCGACCGCGACCGGGCAGGCGACTGACCGCGGCTGCGTGTGCAGTACCGGTTCCGAAGCGGCTCACTGA